TCTCGCCGCCCCAGGTACCGGCGGCGTTGACGACCGCGGGGGCGGCGAGCTCCCGCCGGTCGGTGGCCACGCCGCGGACGGCACCGGAGGCGGTGGTGCGCAGGGCGCGGACGGTCTCGCCGAGGAAGCGGTCGGCGCCGGAGGCGCGCAGCAGGTGGGCGGCGGCGAGGGCGGGCTGCACCTGGGCGTCCTGCGGGTAGTGGACGCCGCCGGCGAGGCCGGTGGCGAGGTGCGGTTCGAGGTCGGCGAGCCCGTCCGCGGGGATCTCCTCGGCGCGGATCCCGAGGGCACGCTGGCGGTCCGCGAAGCGGTGCAGGGCGGCCAGCCCGGCCGGGTCGGCGGCGACCACGAGGCCGCCCTTGGGTTCGTACTCGACGGCCTCGCCGAGCTCCCCGGCGATCTCCTGCCAGAGGCGGGTGGAGAGCAGGGCGAGGTCGAGTTCGGGCCCGGGCTCCTTGTCGGAGACGAGCAGGTTGCCCTCGCCGGCGCCGGTGGTGCCGCCGGCCACCGGGCCGCGGTCGACCACGGCGACCCGCAGGCCGGCCCGCGCGGCGTAGTAGGCGCAGGCGGCGCCGACCACGCCGGCGCCGATCACCACGACGTCGTGGCTGGGTTCCGTGAGCACAGCAGTAATATGTCACATGGTTCAGCTGGACGGAAGGGTCACTCCCCGGACGCGGCCCGCGCCATCGCCTCCTCGAAGGCCCGCAGCTCCGCGGTCGGGCTGAACTGGACGATCTCGGTACCGGCCGCGATCCACGGCACGTGGCCCGGTGGCAGGTGGAACGCGTCCCCCGCCTCGAACACCTCCTCGCGGTCCCCGAACCGGAAGACCATCCGACCGCGGAAGACGTAGCCCCAGTGCGGGCAGCTGCAAGCGCCGCCGGGCGCGGACGCCATCAGCGGCGCGCCGTCCACCTCCTGCCGGAACTCGACGAAGTCCACCGTCCAGTCGCCGGCCTCCCCGCGCCGGGCCGCCACCGGCCCCTCGTCGGCCGGCCCGGCGGCGCGGGATCTCGACACCTTGGGCATCGCAACCACCTCCTCCCCTCCATGAGAACGCCGGGAGCCCCGGTCCGCCGTGGTCATCGGCGGGCCGGGGCTCCGGGGCAGGGGCTCGGGCCGGATCAGGTGATGTCGTCCATCTGCTCGGTGCGGGCGGCCGGCACCGGGGCGGGCGCCTCCGGGGCGGCCGAGGCCTCGATCGCGTCCGGGCCGTCCACGCCCTCGACCGAGAGGTCCAGGTGCGAGGCCTCCTCGTCGCTCAGTCCGGCGTCCGGGTTGCGCCGCGCCCGGCGGCGGTCGTTCAGGATCGCGATACCCGCGGCGAGGAAGTACAGCGCCCAGATCGGCGCGGCCAGCGCCAGCATGCTCACCGGGTCGGCGCTGGGCGTGGCGAAGGCGGCGAAGACGGTGATGCCCATGACCATGCCGCGCCACCAGCCGAGCAGCCGCTTGCCGCTCAGCGCGCCGACCAGGTTCAGCATGACCAGCAGCAGCGGCAGCTCGAAGGCGCCGCCGAAGACCAGCACCATCCGGGTCACCACGTCGAGGTAGTCCTCGGCCGGCATGATCGGCACGGCCTCGGTCGGCGCGAAGGAGATCAGCATCCGGGCGGTGGCCGGGAGGATCAGGTAGGCCAGCACGGTGCCCGCGAGGAACAGCGGGATACCGGCGGTCAGGAAGCCGACCGAGTACTTGCGCTCGTGCTTGTGCAGGCCGGGCGAGACGAAGGCCCACAGCTGGTACAGCCAGACCGGGGTCGACGCCACGACACCCGCGGTGAGGCTGACCTTGAGCGCGAGGGTGAACGGCGTCAGCAGGCCGATCGTCGACACCACGCCGCACTTCTGGCCGTCGGTGGTCAGACCGTTGCCGCCGCAGGTGGGGAGCGGTTCGAGCAGGAAGTTCGTCAGCTCACGATGGAAGTAGAACGCGACGATCGTGGTGATCACGATGGTGAGGACCGACTTGACCACCCGGTTGCGGAGCTCGCGCAGGTGGTCGGCGAGCGCCATCCGGCCCTCGGGGTCCTTCGGCGGCTTCGGCGCCTTGGAAGACTTGCTCAAGCCCGGTCCTCAACTCGTACGACGGAGCCCGCCGGACGGCGGACCCCCGGTAGCAGGGGGTGCCGGCTCAGCCCCGTGGGGCCGCGCCGTGGTCGGCGGGGGCGACCGGACGGGCGTCGCCCGAGCCGGGCGCCGGCTTGATCGTCATGGGCGCCGGACCGGCCTCCGGCCGTGCCTGCGGGGCGGGCCCGGAACCGTCGGCGCGCAGGGCCGCGGCCTCACTGCGCAGGATGCGCAGCGACCTGCCGAGTGCCCGTGCCGCGTCCGGCAGCCGTTTCGCCCCGAAGAGCAGCACCGCGAGGACAGCGACCACCAGGATCGCCGTCGGCGAGATGCGCATGTGCGACCACCACCTTCCTCAGCGGGGCGCGTCCTCCCCGTTGCGGGCGATGGTAGTCGTTGCCGGTCGGCGCCCGACAGCCGCCGTCCCGCTGCGGCCCCGGCCGCACCGCGGGGCCTGTCCACGAGGGTACCCGGCCCGGTCAGCGACCCGGGAGGTCCGCGGCGGCCGCGGCCAGCGCCCGCGAGGCGGAGTCCACGGCGCGGGCCAGCGAGCGGACGTCGGCCCACAGCCGGACGGCGAGCGCACCGAGGACGAGCAGGCCGGCGGTGGCCAGCAGGACGGCGGCGGTGAGGGTCCACGACATGGCTCGACCCTACCGGCCCGTCAGCCCTCCACCGGCAGCAGCCGCATCGTGCTGACCCCGGCCGCCGTCATCGCCTGCACGATCTTCTCGCCGGCCGGCTTGCGGACGGACTCCCCGCACTCCGGGCAGACGAAGCCGTAGAAGGTGCGCTCCCGGGTCGGGCCGAGCACCAGCCGGAAGTCCTCGGCCGGGAGCTCGACCTTCTCCCGGCACTGCGAGCAGTAGACCTGGAATCTGGTGCCGTACGCCAACGGTCAGGCCTGCCCCTCCGGGTAGCCGGCGAGGGCGGCGAGGGCCGCCTCGCGGGCCTGCTCGGCGAGCGCCGGCGGGGAGACGGTCCGACCGTCACGGCCGAGCCGCAGGGCGAGCGGGCGCAGACCGGACGGGTCGGCGCTGCGCAGGGTGATCCGCAGGCCGCCGTCGGGCAGCTCTTCAGCCTTGTCGTGGGTGTAGTACTCGGCGACCCAGCGGCCGCCCGGGCCGACCTCGACGATCACCTCGGGGTCGTCCGCGGCCGGGTTGACCAGGCCGGCGGACAGGTCGCGGGGCTCGACCCGCGGCGGGTCCGCGGGCTCGTCCAGCACCTTGATCTCGGCGACCCGGTCGAGCCGGAAGATCCGCCGGTCCTCGGAGGTGCGGCACCAGGCCTCGAGGTAGGTGTGGCCCTCGGTGACCAGGCGGATCGGGTCGACCTCGCGCTCGGTCATGCCGCCGCGGCCGTGCGACCAGTAGCGCAGCCAGAGCCGGCGGCCCTCGGTGAGGGCGCGGTCGATGTCGGCGAAGACCTGGCCCTCGGCCTCGAAGGTGACGCCGACCCGGGCGCTGGACTCGGCGCTCTCGCCGGCCGCGTCCTCGATCTTGGTGACGGCGCGGGTGAGCGCCTCCCGGTCACGGCGGCGCAGGCCCGGCAGGCCGGCCACCGCGCGGGCGGCGACCAGCAGGGCGGTGGCCTCGTCGGCGGCCAGGCGCAGCGGCTGGGCGACGTCGTCGACGTTGTGCCACCAGATCCGCTCGCCGTCGGTGTCGATGTCGAGCAGGTCGCCGCCGCGGAAGCTGGTGCCGCACATCGGCAGCACGTTGAGGTCGCCGATCAGCTCGCGCTCGGTGATGCCGAAGGCGCGGGCGACCTCGGCCACCTCGGCACCGGGGCGCTCACGCAGGTAGGTGACCAGCGACAGCATCCGCCGGGTCTGGTCGATCGCGTTGCTCATGCTTCCTGCTCCCCCACTCCGGCGACGGCGCGCAGCCGGTCGATGACGTCCGCCCGCAGGTCGTCCGGCCCGAGGACGACCACGTCGGGCCCGAACTCGGCGAGGTCGGCGCCGAGGCCGTAGCCGTACGGGATCTCCAGCTCGTCCCACTGGTCGTCGACCCGGTGGGTGGCGATCGCCCGCCCGCGGAGCGGGAAGGCGGCGCCGCGGCGCAGCCGGACGGTGGCGGTGGCGCCCTCGGTGACGGCGCCCTCCCCGGCGAACCGGGCGACGTGGGCGCGCACGTCGACGTGCTCGGGGACGTCGCCCGTGAAGCCGCCGGCCCGGGAGCGGACCTTGCCGGTGATCCGGCTGAGCCGGAAGACGCGGGCGCTCTGCCGGTCGCGGTCGTAGCCGGCCAGGTACCAGTGGCCGCGCCAGCACTCGAGGGCCCAGGGCTCGACGGCGCGCTGCTCGGGGAGGGCGGCGCCGGCCTTGCGGTAGTCGAAGGTGACCGGCCGCCGGTCACGGGCTGCGACCAGCAGCGGCTCGAAGGCGGCCTCGCGGGCGGGGATCCGCGGCTGGAGGGCGGTGTGCTCGGCGTCCTCGGCGACGGGCATGCCGGCCGCCCTGAGCTTCTGCAGGGCTCCGCTGGCGGCACCGGACATCTTGGCCTGCTGCCAGACCCTGGCGACCAGGGTGAGGGCGGCGGCCTCCTCGGCGTCGAGCACGATCTCGGGGAGCCGGTTGCGGTCCCGGCGGGCGAGGTAGCCGACCTCGCCGTCGAGGGCGTTCTCGTCGACGTCGATGACCAGGCCGAGCTCGCGCAGATCGTCCTTGTCGCGCTCGAACATCCGGTTGAAGGCGTCCTCGCTGCCCTGCTGCCAGGCTTCCCGGTAGGCCTCGACGGACTCGCGCAGCTCCTTCTTGGAGAGCGGCCGTCTGGTGTTCATCAGACAGAGGGCGAGGTTCATCAACCGCTCCGCCTTGGCGATCGCCATCGCTGACCTTCCTGTCCGTCCGCCCGGCACCTTCGTGATCCGGCGACCCGACCGTACCGGTCCGGGCACGCCGAGCAAAAGCCGAGCCCCACCGGGGCCCGGCCCGACCCCGGCCGAGCGGGCAACAAACCCGCCGAGAGGGGGCGACAGACCCGCCCCGAGCCGAAGGGCCCGCCGGTGCCGAAAGGGAGAAGCGCGGGAGCGAAGCGACGGAGCGCCGACCGTCGGCGCCGGGTCGGGAGGGCCCGGAGGCGAGCGGGCGACAGACCCGCCCCGAGCCGAAGGGCCCGCCGGTGCCGAAAGGGAGAAGCGCGGGAGCGAAGCGACGGAGCGCCGACCGTCGGCGCCGGGTCGGGAGGGCCCGGAGGCGAGCGGGCGTTAGCACGGCACAGCACGGCGCCGGGCCGCTCCCCGCAGGGGGGGTGCGGCCCGGCGCGGTGGGGTGTCTCAGACGCCGAGCAGGTCGACGACGAAGATCAGGGTCGAACCCGCGGGGATCAGCGGGCTCGGCGACTGGTTGCCGTAGGCCAGGTTCGGCGGGATGACCAGCTCGCGGCGGCCGCCGACCTTCATGCCCTGGACGCCCTGGTCCCAGCCCTTGATGACGCGGCCCGCGCCGAGCGGGAAGCGGAAGGACTGACCGCGGTTCCAGGAGGCGTCGAACTCCTCGCCGGTGGAGAAGGTGACACCCACGTAGTGGACCTCGACCGTGGCGCCGGCCTTGGCCTCCGCACCGTCGCCGACGACGATGTCGCGGATCTGCAGCTCCTTCGGGGGCTCGCCGCCCGGGAAGTCGATCTCCGGCTTGCTAAGGCTCACAACAGACTCATCTCGTTCGGTGATACAGACATGACGGGGTGCAGGCACCGCTGCGATCCACCGTACGGCGCGCCGCCGCCCGTCCGGGCCATTCCCGGGCGGCGCGACGTGTCGCGCGGCCCGGGTGGGCCCTGTGCGTCCGACCCGGGACTAGTCCTGGGCGCCGACGCCGGCATCCAGGATGTCGATCACGAAGACCAGTGTCGAATTGGCGGGGATGTCTCCCTGCGCCTGGTCCTTGTAGGCGAGCGCGGCGGGGATCACCAGCTCGATCCGGCTGCCCACGGTCTGGCCGGTGACGCCCTTGTCCCAGCCCTCGATGACGCCGCCGCCACCGGTGACGAAGGTGAAGGCCTCACCGCGCTTGAGCGAGGAGTCGAAGACCTTGCCGTCCTTGTACAGCGCGCCGGTGTACTGGACGAGGACCTTCTCGCCGGCCTCGATCTTGCGGCCCTTGCCCTGGATGAGGACGTGCGACTTGAGGTCCTTGACCTCGGGGGTGCCGGGCACCGGGGTGATCTCGGCGGGCTTCTTGCCGTTGTCCTTGACCTTCGGCATGTCGGCCGGCGGGGCCGTCATGTCGCCGCTGAGCACCGTGTCCGGGGCGGTGGCGTTCTTGATGTCGATCACGAACACCAGGGTGTCCTTGGCGCCGACGCCCATGCCGCTGCTGCCCTGCGCACCGAACGCGGCGGCCGGCGGGGCGACCACGAGCAGTCGACTGCCGGCCTTGTGGCCGGTGACGGCCTGGTCGAGCGCCGGGATCAGCTTGCCGGCGCCGGCCTGGAAGAGCTGCGGCTTGCCGCTGGAGTACGAGCCCTCGATCTCCTTGCCGGTGCCCCAGTTCATGGCGGAGAAGTCGGCGGTGACCCAGGTGTTCTTGTCGACCTTGGCGCCGTCGCCGGACTTCAGCTCCTTGACCACGAAGGTGCCGTCGGAGGCCTCCTTGGGCAGGGCGATGGTCGCCTTGGTGCCGAATTCGCCGGTGACGGTCGGCAGCACCTTGGCGTTGTCCTTGATCGGCGGCACCGGGTCGGCGGACGGCGTCGGGGACGCCGCGGTGGCCGCCGCGTCCGGCGAGGCCGAGGCGGGCTTCCCGTCGTCCTTGTTCACCATGTAGAGCGTGATGCAGCTGCCGACCAGCAGCACGGCCAGCACGGTGCCGAGGATCGCGCCGAGGCGGCCCGCGCCGGGCGGCTCCTCGTCGTAACCGGCCTCCGAGAGGTCCTGGCGGCGCACCGTCGAGGCGAAGACCTGCGGCTCCTCGTCCTTCTCGCCGGCGGGACGTGCCGGGGCCTGGCCCCAGCCCGCCTGCTGCTTCAGGATCGCGGGCGGGACGACGATCGACTCGCCGTCGCCGGGCAGCGGGCCGCCGGGCCGTGCGGCCGCGGGGTCGGCGGCGGTACCGGCCTCGCCCGGGCTCGACGCTTTCTCAGACATTGCTCCCCATCCATCTCGCCGTGCCACGCCCTTGCCGGACCTGACGACGCTGCCACAGTGCCGAAAACGCCA
This genomic window from Streptomyces sp. TLI_235 contains:
- a CDS encoding peptidylprolyl isomerase, which codes for MSLSKPEIDFPGGEPPKELQIRDIVVGDGAEAKAGATVEVHYVGVTFSTGEEFDASWNRGQSFRFPLGAGRVIKGWDQGVQGMKVGGRRELVIPPNLAYGNQSPSPLIPAGSTLIFVVDLLGV
- a CDS encoding FKBP-type peptidyl-prolyl isomerase-like protein, whose product is MSEKASSPGEAGTAADPAAARPGGPLPGDGESIVVPPAILKQQAGWGQAPARPAGEKDEEPQVFASTVRRQDLSEAGYDEEPPGAGRLGAILGTVLAVLLVGSCITLYMVNKDDGKPASASPDAAATAASPTPSADPVPPIKDNAKVLPTVTGEFGTKATIALPKEASDGTFVVKELKSGDGAKVDKNTWVTADFSAMNWGTGKEIEGSYSSGKPQLFQAGAGKLIPALDQAVTGHKAGSRLLVVAPPAAAFGAQGSSGMGVGAKDTLVFVIDIKNATAPDTVLSGDMTAPPADMPKVKDNGKKPAEITPVPGTPEVKDLKSHVLIQGKGRKIEAGEKVLVQYTGALYKDGKVFDSSLKRGEAFTFVTGGGGVIEGWDKGVTGQTVGSRIELVIPAALAYKDQAQGDIPANSTLVFVIDILDAGVGAQD
- a CDS encoding proteasome accessory factor C translates to MSNAIDQTRRMLSLVTYLRERPGAEVAEVARAFGITERELIGDLNVLPMCGTSFRGGDLLDIDTDGERIWWHNVDDVAQPLRLAADEATALLVAARAVAGLPGLRRRDREALTRAVTKIEDAAGESAESSARVGVTFEAEGQVFADIDRALTEGRRLWLRYWSHGRGGMTEREVDPIRLVTEGHTYLEAWCRTSEDRRIFRLDRVAEIKVLDEPADPPRVEPRDLSAGLVNPAADDPEVIVEVGPGGRWVAEYYTHDKAEELPDGGLRITLRSADPSGLRPLALRLGRDGRTVSPPALAEQAREAALAALAGYPEGQA
- a CDS encoding glycine/D-amino acid oxidase-like deaminating enzyme, which encodes MLTEPSHDVVVIGAGVVGAACAYYAARAGLRVAVVDRGPVAGGTTGAGEGNLLVSDKEPGPELDLALLSTRLWQEIAGELGEAVEYEPKGGLVVAADPAGLAALHRFADRQRALGIRAEEIPADGLADLEPHLATGLAGGVHYPQDAQVQPALAAAHLLRASGADRFLGETVRALRTTASGAVRGVATDRRELAAPAVVNAAGTWGGEIAALAGVALPVLPRRGFVLVTEPLPRIVRHKVYAADYVADVASGSAALQTSAVVEGTPAGPVLIGASRERVGFDRTLSVEVLRRLAAQAAALFPVLREVAVQRAYRGFRPYLPDHLPAVGADPRVPGLFHACGHEGAGIGLAPATGLLIAQQLTGRPTALDPTPFRADRFADPSADRGEA
- a CDS encoding sec-independent protein translocase protein TatA is translated as MRISPTAILVVAVLAVLLFGAKRLPDAARALGRSLRILRSEAAALRADGSGPAPQARPEAGPAPMTIKPAPGSGDARPVAPADHGAAPRG
- a CDS encoding sec-independent protein translocase protein TatC; this translates as MSKSSKAPKPPKDPEGRMALADHLRELRNRVVKSVLTIVITTIVAFYFHRELTNFLLEPLPTCGGNGLTTDGQKCGVVSTIGLLTPFTLALKVSLTAGVVASTPVWLYQLWAFVSPGLHKHERKYSVGFLTAGIPLFLAGTVLAYLILPATARMLISFAPTEAVPIMPAEDYLDVVTRMVLVFGGAFELPLLLVMLNLVGALSGKRLLGWWRGMVMGITVFAAFATPSADPVSMLALAAPIWALYFLAAGIAILNDRRRARRNPDAGLSDEEASHLDLSVEGVDGPDAIEASAAPEAPAPVPAARTEQMDDIT
- a CDS encoding transcriptional regulator; its protein translation is MAIAKAERLMNLALCLMNTRRPLSKKELRESVEAYREAWQQGSEDAFNRMFERDKDDLRELGLVIDVDENALDGEVGYLARRDRNRLPEIVLDAEEAAALTLVARVWQQAKMSGAASGALQKLRAAGMPVAEDAEHTALQPRIPAREAAFEPLLVAARDRRPVTFDYRKAGAALPEQRAVEPWALECWRGHWYLAGYDRDRQSARVFRLSRITGKVRSRAGGFTGDVPEHVDVRAHVARFAGEGAVTEGATATVRLRRGAAFPLRGRAIATHRVDDQWDELEIPYGYGLGADLAEFGPDVVVLGPDDLRADVIDRLRAVAGVGEQEA